The DNA sequence TAGCCCTACCGCTCCAGCCGCAAAAACAGCAAAAACGCGCCTGCACTCCATCAGGAATGCAACCGCGTTCGTTATTCACATTTATGCTTATCTTTCTTTCATCGCTCTGTCGATTTCGCGCTTCATGTCTTTTTGTTTCAACGCGTCACGCTTGTCGTAGCTTTTCTTCCCTTTCGCGAGTCCGATGAGCACTTTCGCGACGCCATTCTTGAGATAGACCTTCAACGGTACCAGCGTGACGCCTGTCGTCTTCGTCTCCTCGATCAGGTACTTGATCTGCTTCTTGTGCAGCAACAATTTCCTTGTGCGCAGCGGATCATGGTTGAAGATATTGCCCTGTTCGAATGGGCTGATATGCACATTCTGCAGGAACACTTCCCCGTTCCGGATGCTTGCGTAGCCG is a window from the uncultured Trichococcus sp. genome containing:
- the smpB gene encoding SsrA-binding protein SmpB, which encodes MPKGEGKVLAQNRKASHDYIILDTIEAGMVLTGTEIKSVRQAKINLKDGYASIRNGEVFLQNVHISPFEQGNIFNHDPLRTRKLLLHKKQIKYLIEETKTTGVTLVPLKVYLKNGVAKVLIGLAKGKKSYDKRDALKQKDMKREIDRAMKER